The following coding sequences lie in one Lolium perenne isolate Kyuss_39 chromosome 2, Kyuss_2.0, whole genome shotgun sequence genomic window:
- the LOC139835800 gene encoding uncharacterized mitochondrial protein AtMg00810-like, translating into MYLLVYVDDIILVSSSQVAADALVRSLGADFAVKDLGRLHYFLGVEVSPRAAGLTMTQKKYSLELLQRAGMLKCKPIATPMSSTDKLTAVDVSHGLHIRPHPSGVLSVFSDADWAGSPDDRRSTGGYAVFYGSSLIALSARKQATVYRSSTEAEYKAVGDATAEIIWKQLQIKFISSKDQLADIFTKPLPLPQFEACRRNLTF; encoded by the exons ATGTACTTGTTGGTCTATGTAGATGATATTATTTTAGTCAGCTCGTCTCAGGTTGCTGCAGATGCTCTTGTTCGCTCTCTTGGTGCTGATTTTGCTGTCAAAGATCTTGGGAGGCTTCATTACTTTCTTGGTGTGGAGGTTTCCCCTCGTGCTGCTGGGTTGACTATGACGCAAAAGAAGTACTCATTGGAGCTCTTACAGCGAGCCGGGATGCTTAAGTGTAAGCCGATTGCCACGCCCATGTCCTCCACTGACAAGCTCACTGCCGTTGATG TGTCTCATGGCCTTCATATCCGGCCGCATCCCTCAGGGGTTCTTTCGGTGTTTTCTGATGCGGACTGGGCTGGCAGTCCGGATgacaggcgatccacggggggctaTGCTGTGTTCTATGGCTCTAGTTTGATCGCCTTGAGTGCTCGCAAACAGGCAACTGTTTATCGCAGCAGTACTGAAGCTGAGTATAAGGCTGTTGGTGATGCTACCGCAGAGATTATTTGG AAGCAACTCCAGATCAAGTTCATCTCTTCTAAGGATCAACTTGCAGACATCTTCACTAAGCCATTGCCTTTACCACAGTTTGAGGCTTGTAGGCGCAATCTTACCTTCTAG
- the LOC139835321 gene encoding putative cis-zeatin O-glucosyltransferase: protein MAVHSMESVAFVAVPFPAQGHLNQLMHLSLLVASRGLSVHYAAPAAHVRQALARVHGWDPKALASIQFHDLDVSTYESPAPDPTAASPFPSHLMPMWETFTAAARAPLAVLLERLLATHRRVVVVYDNMNAFAAVEASRLSNGEAFGLQCVAISYSMGWLDREHKLLRDHDLHFLPIDACTTKEFTEYVFRTAGEVRDRGVVPSSGLVMNTCRALEGEFIDAIAEHTEFKGKKLFAVGPLNPLLDASARTPGKTRHHCMGWLDAQPEASVLYVSFGTTTSFRVEQIAEMAAALKGSKQRFIWVLRDADRADIFAESGGESPHEKLLSKFTAETEGTGLVITGWAPQLEILAHGATAAFMSHCGWNSTMESLSHGKLILAWPMHSDQPWDADFLCKYLKVGLLVRPWEKHSEVVPAAAIQEVIEEAMVSDNGMVVRHRAKVLGEAVRASVGEGGSSSKGLDDFVAYITR, encoded by the coding sequence ATGGCGGTCCACTCGATGGAGTCTGTGGCCTTTGTCGCGGTGCCCTTCCCGGCGCAGGGCCACCTGAACCAGCTGATGCACCTCTCCCTGCTGGTCGCATCGCGGGGACTATCCGTGCACTACGCAGCGCCGGCGGCGCACGTCCGGCAGGCGCTGGCGCGCGTGCACGGCTGGGACCCCAAGGCGCTCGCCTCCATCCAGTTCCACGACCTCGACGTTTCCACCTACGAGTCCCCGGCCCCCGACCCGACCGCCGCGTCTCCATTCCCCAGCCACCTGATGCCCATGTGGGAGACCTTCACCGCCGCCGCGCGCGCCCCTCTCGCCGTGCTTCTCGAGCGTCTGTTAGCAACCCACCGTCGTGTGGTCGTCGTGTACGACAACATGAACGCCTTCGCTGCCGTCGAGGCGTCGCGGCTGAGCAACGGCGAGGCCTTCGGGCTGCAGTGCGTGGCCATCTCGTACAGCATGGGGTGGCTGGACCGCGAGCACAAGCTGCTGCGCGACCACGACCTCCACTTCCTCCCCATCGACGCGTGCACGACCAAGGAGTTCACGGAGTACGTCTTCCGGACAGCGGGGGAGGTGCGGGACAGGGGAGTCGTGCCCTCGTCCGGCCTCGTCATGAACACCTGCCGCGCGCTTGAGGGCGAattcatcgacgccatcgccgagcacACGGAGTTCAAGGGGAAGAAGCTCTTTGCCGTCGGACCGCTCAACCCGCTGCTGGACGCGAGCGCCCGAACGCCGGGGAAGACGCGCCACCACTGCATGGGCTGGCTCGACGCGCAGCCAGAGGCATCGGTGCTCTATGTGTCCTTTGGAACCACGACATCTTTTCGGGTAGAGCAGATTGCCGAGATGGCCGCCGCACTCAAGGGCAGCAAGCAGAGGTTCATCTGGGTATTACGCGACGCCGACCGGGCCGACATATTTGCAGAATCGGGCGGCGAGAGTCCGCACGAAAAGCTGCTGTCCAAGTTCACTGCAGAGACTGAGGGGACGGGGCTGGTGATCACCGGGTGGGCGCCGCAGCTGGAGATCCTGGCGCACGGTGCCACGGCGGCCTTCATGAGCCACTGCGGCTGGAACTCGACCATGGAGAGCTTAAGCCACGGCAAGCTGATCCTCGCCTGGCCAATGCACTCCGACCAGCCGTGGGACGCGGACTTTCTCTGCAAGTACCTCAAGGTCGGCCTCCTCGTGAGGCCATGGGAGAAGCACAGTGAGGTGGTACCAGCGGCCGCCATCCAGGAGGTGATCGAGGAGGCGATGGTCTCGGACAATGGGATGGTGGTGCGGCACCGGGCGAAGGTGCTCGGTGAGGCTGTTCGTGCCTCCGTAGGAGAGGGTGGCTCCTCGAGCAAAGGCCTTGATGACTTTGTTGCTTACATCACAAGGTGA